A single Lolium perenne isolate Kyuss_39 chromosome 6, Kyuss_2.0, whole genome shotgun sequence DNA region contains:
- the LOC127326491 gene encoding uncharacterized protein, translated as MRQENMKVAVESTVALVADSQQTLDWMKVGDTSQVEHSRWRSLIKAAKPNTKKILAYLGIKPASTPSSSRPELIFDNYTPTSAPSNVSPSSRARRAFADTAPVDDTLSQELDELRQQLQYAKKQTLVMMEQSRKSSEAEKIALQQSHEAVAAKEIAASEAEKATTRENFMLELMNEASADMSGMPVSSADILYLHAIVS; from the exons atgcgtcaggagaatatgaaggttgctgtcgagagtactgttgccctggttgctgacagccaacagacgcttgattggatgaaggttggcgacaccagccaggtagagcattcgagatggaggtcgctgatcaaggcagccaagcccaacacgaagaagatcttggcgtatctggggatcaagccagcttcgactcctagctcctcgaggccggag ttgatatttgataactatactccaacttccgctccttccaatgtatcgccttcttctcgtgcgaggagagcttttgctgatactgcacctgtcgacgataccttgtcgcaagaactggatgaacttcggcagcaacttcagtatgcgaagaagcaaacacttgtgatgatggagcaatctcgtaagtcatctgaagccgaaaaaattgctcttcaacaatctcacgaagccgtggctgctaaggaaattgccgcttccgaggctgaaaaggcaactactcgagaaaatttcatgctcgaattaatgaatgaagccagtgcagatatgtcgggtatgcctgtttcatccgctgatattctttatcttcatgctattgtttcttag